In Massilia violaceinigra, one DNA window encodes the following:
- a CDS encoding cellulase family glycosylhydrolase, protein MSMTLSNAAVSRPTFRTTLIALALSLCAGAALADVPALSVSGNQVLVGGKPGSISGSSMYWSNTGWPGERFYNAGAVGWLKDDWKARLVRAAMGVEEPGGYIQFPAANKARVKAVVDAAIAKDMYVIIDWHSHYAFRHQNEAIAFFQEMARTYGNNKHVIYEIYNEPKDDVTWDANVKPYAQAVIAAIRAIDPDNLIIVGSPHWSQDADIASRNPITGHSNIAYTLHFYAGTHGQFLREKAATAMNNGLALFVTEWGSVNADGNGGVNYPETNAWIDFMKKHNISNANWALDDAREGSASLVPGASATGGWANWDLTESGKQARETVRNWPSTSDTGCTTATVPATIQAEAYCQMSGVQLESTGDAGGGQNVGYIDSGDWMNYTVDVPSAGLYTVSYRVASANGGGNISLERAGGSPVFGTKAVAATGGWQTWSTISHDVQLPAGKQSIGIAAKAGGFNLNWISIAAAGSGGQIALIQAEDHAAMSGVESEQTSDAGGGRNASHIDSGDWMSYTNAPVLIPESGNYTIEFRVASPGGGELSFEEAGGKPTHATVAIPATGGWQNWASVNKTVTLAAGSHAFGIYAKQGGWNLNWIKVSKGAR, encoded by the coding sequence ATGAGCATGACCCTCAGCAATGCAGCAGTATCACGTCCGACTTTCCGCACCACCCTCATCGCCCTGGCGCTGTCGCTGTGCGCCGGCGCCGCGCTGGCCGACGTGCCGGCGCTGTCGGTCAGCGGCAACCAGGTGCTGGTCGGCGGCAAACCGGGCAGCATCAGCGGCAGCAGCATGTACTGGTCCAATACCGGCTGGCCCGGGGAGCGCTTCTACAACGCCGGCGCGGTCGGCTGGCTCAAGGACGACTGGAAGGCCAGACTGGTGCGCGCCGCCATGGGCGTGGAAGAACCGGGCGGCTACATCCAGTTCCCGGCCGCGAACAAGGCGCGCGTCAAGGCCGTGGTGGACGCCGCCATCGCCAAGGACATGTACGTCATCATCGACTGGCACTCGCACTACGCCTTCCGCCACCAGAACGAAGCGATCGCCTTTTTCCAGGAGATGGCGCGCACCTACGGCAACAACAAGCACGTCATCTACGAAATCTACAACGAACCCAAGGACGATGTGACCTGGGACGCCAACGTCAAGCCGTACGCGCAGGCGGTGATCGCGGCGATCCGCGCGATCGACCCGGACAACCTGATCATCGTCGGCTCGCCGCACTGGTCGCAGGATGCCGACATCGCCTCGCGCAATCCGATCACGGGCCACAGCAACATCGCCTACACCCTGCACTTCTACGCCGGCACCCATGGACAATTCTTGCGCGAGAAGGCCGCCACCGCCATGAACAACGGCCTGGCCCTGTTCGTGACCGAATGGGGTTCGGTCAACGCCGACGGCAACGGTGGTGTCAACTACCCCGAAACCAATGCCTGGATCGACTTCATGAAGAAGCACAACATCAGCAACGCCAACTGGGCGCTCGATGATGCCAGGGAGGGTTCGGCCAGCCTGGTGCCGGGCGCCAGCGCCACCGGCGGCTGGGCCAACTGGGACCTGACCGAATCGGGCAAGCAAGCCCGCGAGACCGTGCGCAACTGGCCATCCACGTCCGACACGGGCTGCACGACGGCCACGGTACCGGCCACCATCCAGGCCGAAGCGTACTGCCAGATGAGCGGCGTGCAGCTTGAATCGACCGGCGACGCCGGCGGCGGCCAGAACGTCGGCTACATCGACAGCGGCGACTGGATGAACTACACCGTCGACGTGCCATCGGCCGGCCTGTACACGGTGTCCTACCGTGTGGCCAGCGCCAATGGCGGCGGCAACATCAGTCTGGAACGGGCCGGCGGCAGCCCGGTATTCGGCACCAAGGCGGTGGCCGCGACCGGCGGCTGGCAGACCTGGAGCACCATATCGCACGACGTGCAGCTCCCGGCCGGCAAGCAGTCGATCGGGATCGCGGCCAAGGCTGGCGGCTTTAACCTGAACTGGATCAGCATCGCCGCGGCCGGATCGGGCGGGCAGATCGCGCTGATCCAGGCCGAGGACCATGCGGCCATGAGCGGCGTGGAGTCCGAGCAGACCAGCGACGCAGGCGGCGGCAGGAACGCCAGCCATATCGACAGCGGCGACTGGATGTCGTACACCAACGCGCCCGTGCTCATTCCCGAAAGCGGGAACTACACCATCGAATTCCGGGTCGCCAGCCCGGGCGGAGGCGAACTGAGTTTCGAGGAAGCCGGCGGCAAGCCGACCCACGCCACGGTGGCCATTCCCGCCACCGGCGGCTGGCAGAACTGGGCCTCGGTCAACAAGACCGTGACGCTGGCAGCCGGCAGCCATGCATTCGGCATCTACGCGAAACAGGGCGGCTGGAACCTGAACTGGATCAAGGTGAGCAAGGGCGCGCGCTAA
- the kynA gene encoding tryptophan 2,3-dioxygenase yields MSDEAKCPAQWHGAKMDFSEAMSYGDYLGLDQILNAQHPRSPNHNEMLFIVQHQTSELWLKLMLHELQAVRVNLRAGELAPAFKMLARVARIMDQLVHAWDVLATMTPPEYTAIRPFLGASSGFQSHQYRELEFLLGNKNAALLGVHETAPAAHAVLDRELRAPSVYDEAVMLLARSGFAIAPERLNADWTLPTAADESVKAAWLAVYQEPSQHWALYELAEKLVDLETAFRFWRFRHVTTVERIIGFKTGTGGTAGVSYLRKMLDVVLFPELFALRTAL; encoded by the coding sequence ATGTCCGATGAAGCAAAATGCCCGGCCCAATGGCACGGCGCCAAGATGGATTTCAGCGAAGCGATGAGCTATGGCGATTACCTGGGGCTCGACCAGATCCTCAACGCCCAGCATCCGCGCTCGCCCAATCACAATGAAATGCTGTTCATCGTGCAGCACCAGACCAGCGAACTGTGGCTCAAGCTGATGCTGCACGAACTGCAGGCCGTGCGCGTGAACCTGCGCGCCGGCGAACTGGCGCCCGCCTTCAAGATGCTGGCGCGGGTGGCGCGCATCATGGACCAGCTGGTGCACGCCTGGGACGTGCTGGCCACCATGACGCCGCCCGAGTACACCGCCATCCGCCCATTCCTGGGCGCGTCGTCGGGCTTTCAGTCGCACCAGTACCGCGAACTCGAATTCCTGCTTGGGAACAAGAATGCCGCCCTGCTGGGCGTCCACGAAACCGCGCCGGCGGCCCACGCGGTGCTCGACCGCGAGCTGCGCGCGCCGTCCGTGTACGACGAAGCGGTGATGCTGCTCGCGCGCAGCGGCTTTGCCATCGCGCCGGAACGCCTCAACGCCGACTGGACCCTGCCCACCGCCGCCGACGAATCGGTCAAGGCGGCCTGGCTGGCCGTGTACCAGGAACCATCGCAGCACTGGGCCTTGTACGAACTGGCCGAAAAGCTGGTCGACCTGGAGACGGCATTCCGCTTCTGGCGCTTCCGCCACGTGACGACGGTCGAACGCATCATCGGTTTTAAAACCGGCACCGGCGGCACCGCCGGCGTGAGCTACCTGCGCAAGATGCTCGACGTGGTGCTGTTTCCGGAGCTGTTCGCGCTGCGCACGGCGCTGTAA
- the kynU gene encoding kynureninase, whose protein sequence is MNRNDCLALDAGDALAPLRQQFDLPEGVIYLDGNSLGARPRAALARAQDVIAREWGQDLIRSWNTAGWFDLPKRLGDRLAPLIGARAGEVVVNDTTSLNLFKALASALHMQSGAPGRKVIVTERGNFPTDIYMAQGLTSWLDRGYQVRLVDSAEELPAAIGADCAVVMLTHVNYRTGYQHDMAAMSRHAHAQGALILWDLAHSAGAVPVDLQRDGADLAVGCTYKYLNGGPGAPAFIWVPERHQGAFSQPLSGWWGHAKPFAMAPEFTPTAGIGRALCGTQPIVSLTLVECGLEVFEQTDMHAIRAKSLALTDAFIDLVETRCATHPLGLATPREHTRRGSQVSFTHPHGYAVMQALIARGVIGDYREPAIMRFGFTPLYTSFADVWDAVEILRQILDDQAYDIAASRGAVT, encoded by the coding sequence ATGAACCGTAACGACTGTCTTGCCCTCGACGCCGGCGACGCCCTCGCCCCCCTGCGCCAGCAATTCGACTTGCCCGAGGGTGTAATCTACCTCGACGGCAACTCGCTGGGCGCCCGTCCGCGCGCCGCGCTCGCCCGCGCCCAGGACGTGATCGCGCGCGAATGGGGCCAGGACCTGATCCGCAGCTGGAACACGGCCGGCTGGTTCGACCTGCCCAAGCGCCTCGGCGACCGCCTGGCTCCCCTGATCGGCGCGCGCGCCGGTGAAGTCGTTGTCAACGACACCACCTCGCTCAACCTGTTCAAGGCACTCGCTTCGGCCCTGCACATGCAGTCCGGCGCCCCTGGGCGCAAGGTCATCGTCACCGAGCGCGGCAACTTCCCCACTGACATATATATGGCCCAGGGCCTGACCAGCTGGCTCGACCGCGGCTACCAGGTGCGCCTGGTCGACTCTGCGGAAGAACTGCCGGCCGCCATCGGCGCCGACTGCGCCGTCGTCATGCTCACCCACGTCAACTACCGCACCGGCTACCAGCACGACATGGCCGCCATGAGCCGCCACGCGCACGCGCAAGGGGCGCTGATCCTGTGGGACCTGGCCCATTCGGCCGGCGCCGTCCCCGTCGACCTGCAGCGCGACGGCGCCGACCTGGCCGTCGGCTGCACCTACAAGTACCTCAACGGCGGCCCGGGCGCCCCGGCCTTCATCTGGGTGCCCGAACGCCACCAGGGCGCCTTCAGCCAGCCGCTGTCGGGCTGGTGGGGCCACGCCAAGCCCTTCGCCATGGCGCCCGAATTCACGCCCACCGCCGGCATCGGGCGCGCGCTGTGCGGCACCCAGCCGATCGTCTCGCTGACCCTGGTCGAGTGCGGGCTGGAGGTGTTCGAACAGACCGACATGCACGCCATCCGCGCCAAGTCGCTGGCCCTGACCGATGCGTTCATCGACCTGGTTGAGACGCGCTGCGCCACCCATCCGCTCGGTCTTGCCACCCCGCGCGAGCACACAAGGCGCGGCAGCCAGGTCAGCTTCACCCACCCGCACGGCTACGCGGTGATGCAAGCGCTGATCGCGCGCGGCGTCATCGGCGACTACCGCGAGCCGGCCATCATGCGCTTCGGCTTCACGCCGCTGTACACCAGCTTCGCCGATGTATGGGATGCGGTCGAGATCCTGCGCCAGATCCTCGACGACCAAGCCTACGATATTGCCGCCAGCCGCGGCGCCGTTACCTGA
- the flhD gene encoding flagellar transcriptional regulator FlhD: MTANDMMAEIRDANLSYLMLAQQMIRADKVTAIFRLGISADIAELIENMSNSQILKLAGGNMMLARFRFDDSAILSMLTNNSKDRVLAQSHAAILMAGQAVEEIV; this comes from the coding sequence ATGACTGCGAACGACATGATGGCTGAAATTCGTGATGCGAACCTGAGCTACCTGATGCTCGCCCAGCAGATGATTCGCGCCGACAAAGTGACCGCGATCTTCCGTCTCGGGATTTCGGCGGACATCGCTGAACTGATCGAAAACATGAGCAATTCCCAGATCCTGAAGCTGGCCGGCGGCAACATGATGCTGGCGCGCTTCCGTTTCGACGACAGTGCTATTCTGTCGATGTTGACCAACAACAGCAAAGACCGCGTTCTCGCCCAGTCCCACGCCGCCATCCTGATGGCCGGCCAGGCAGTCGAAGAAATCGTTTAA